The genomic stretch GCAGTCTAGTGCGGATAATCTGCTCAACTATGCTGCGCAAGGGGGCTTTACTATCGCTATTGAGAACCTCTTCCGGTCTGGGAATCCGCTTGTGCAGGATATTGCCACGCATTGGAGTGAGTGGAGGGACGCCGTGCCGCGGCGTTAGGAGTTTTTTGCTTTCGCGGCGCTATTGGGCTGTGTGCCTGCGGCGGTGGCCTTTCCTTGATTTGTTAGTGGTCTATTAGCGTCGCCCCTGTGCGGGGCAGGCACTTACTTTCTTCACCGCCGCAAAGAAAGTAAGCAAAGAAAGCTTCACACCGCTAATTCTTAAGCGGGTCCCCTGGCTTGGAGGCGGTAGTGGAGCATCTGGAATCAGTGCTCTCGCACACTCCGCGCCGGTGACAAGGCAGTCATTCTTCCGGCGGCGCTGCGCGCGCCATGGCGGTACTTCCCAACCCCGATGGGGCGTACGCGCTTCCGGCATCATCCTTCCCGCCTCGCACTGCGTGCGCCGCGGACGGGGCTGCCAGGGAAACCAGTGGCTTTGTTTGCGCGCCATGGGTGCCATCGGCTGCGCTTCGGCGAGGCGCTGAATAGTTGAAGTGCTAGTCAATTCGCCAAACTAAATGCAGCCGCGAATTACAAGCCACTTTGCCGAACGAAACGCAGGCGCGAGTTACGCCGGCATGGCTAAGAAACGCAGCCACGAGTTACGCTAGCGCAGCAAAGGCAAGCCGTTAAGCTTGAACGATCGCTGGCGCTGGAAGCACCCGACGGACCCGACGGTTTTATGAAGTACCGCTACGGCGCGCGCAGCGCCGCCGGAAGGATGACTGCCTTGTCACTAGCGCGGAGTGCGCGAGGGCACGGATTCCAGATGCTCCACTATCCCCTCCAAGCCAGGGGACCCGCTTAAGAGTTAGCGGTGTGAAGCGGGGCTTTCTTTGCTTACTTTCTTTGCGGCGGCAAAGAAAGTAAGTGCCTGCCCCGCACAGGGGCGACGCTAATAGACCACTAAGAAAGCAAGGAAAGGCCAACGCCGCAGGTACCCAGACAAACAGCGCCGAGCAGGCAAAGAAACCAAGGAAAGGCCACCGCCACAGGCACAACAACCAAAGCGCCGCGCAGGCAAAAAAACCAAAAAAACCTATCGTTGAGGCGCCCGATACGGCGTCCAAACCGCCGCATCCGTATCCCAGTGATCAAGCTCGGATGGATTCATAATGAGCTCCTTTATAAAGAGTGCATGCCAGGCACCGCAACGACAATTTCTTTTGGAAACCGAACCATTGCGGCGCTGCCGCTTACTGCCCACGAGCAACGCGAGTAACGTCAGGGCTTGTGCCTTCCTGCAACGCAATACGCGCGGCCTGCGTCTGGCCGATTAACCCTTTGTTTGGATAAGTAGTCCGATTCAACGAAGGCAACGACCCATCGCGATACGCAGCGACCAGTTCCGCTTGCACTTCAGCGCGTGTCTTGCCGCTCGTGCTCGGCGTGGGTTGCGTTTCGTATGTACCAGCGCGGCCAATTCCTCCGCTGCTGCTGCTTTGAGCAAACACCGGCGCACTCGCGACCAGCGAAAGAACAAGACCTGCTATGAGTTGGCGTTTCATGATTCACTCCTGTCGATTCATTCGCAGCACAAGTAGCGCCGCGACAGGGTGAAATGTAGGCTCTGAGCCGATGCGGATAAATCGCACTTTCGCGAAATGAATTGTCGCGTTTTCAGAACAATCGCGGCAACTCAAGCAATCGCGGCATTAGAACCGCGATTGGAATTCACTATTTCAATTACTGTACTTCAA from Paraburkholderia sp. IMGN_8 encodes the following:
- a CDS encoding DUF4148 domain-containing protein — translated: MKRQLIAGLVLSLVASAPVFAQSSSSGGIGRAGTYETQPTPSTSGKTRAEVQAELVAAYRDGSLPSLNRTTYPNKGLIGQTQAARIALQEGTSPDVTRVARGQ